CCCGCTCCAGGGTGTACACGGTGCCCGGCCTCATGTCCCGGTCTCCCTGGAGGGGCGCCCCCCCACGGGCGCGATGCTCGCCAGCGACGCCGCGACGAGGGTGTCCTCTCCCCCGCTGCGGGCATACACCTCGGCGCGGACGACGACCTGACGGCGCCCGGCGCGCAGCACTTCCCCGCGTGCCCACAGCACCTCGCCCCTCGCGGGGGCCAGCAGGTTGAGCTTGTACTCGGAAGTCACCACGTCCCCGGCGAGGGTGGAGGCGGCCCAGGCGCTCACCGTGTCAGCGAGGTAACCGAGCACCGCCCCATGTGCGACGCCGTGATGCTGGGTCAGGTCGGGCCGCAGGTCGAGCTCGATCTCCGCGAGCCCCGCCTCCAGCCGGGTGAGGCGCGTGCCCATGAAGCGCGTGAAGCCGCTCGTCTCCGCCGCGAGCCGGAGCCGTTCGCGGGCGGCGGTCATGTCCGGGGCCGTCATGGGCGCACCTGGGAGACGGACACGCGGGCGAGCGTCTGCGCGTGCAGTGAGCTGAGGATCAGATCATCCCCGACCGGAAGGACCTGGGTAAGGTAACCGTAGCTGGCTGGACCCGTGCCCTGGGCGAAGGCCGTTGGGCGGCCATTCAGGTCGAGCGCGACGAGCATGGACTCCTCGGGAAGGGGCAGTTTGACCCGTTCGGCAAGGCGGGCAATGACCAGCCGCAGCCAGGGCCTCCGCGCCGTCGCATCCAGCAGCGGCGAGCGGCGGCTGGGGAGGGCCACCCAGAACGTGCCCGCGCCGTCGTAGCGAACGTTGTCGGGGTAGCCAGGAAGGTTGTCCGCGAAGACCTCCAGCGTTCCGGCCCGCTCGCCGACCAGCCACAGGCGGTGAACCCGCGCCGTGCCCGTCTCGGTCACGAGGAGGTAAGCCTCACCGGGGCCGAGGGTCACGCCGTTGGGGAAGTTCAGGTTTCTTGCCAGCACGGTCGTCTCCCCCGTCTGGAGGTCGTGCCGCAGCACCCGCCCGTGCCCGCGGTGTTCCAGCAGGTCGAGGAGTTCGTGCGGCCAGGGGTACTGGCTCGACGCGTCGGTGAAGTACACGTGGCGGCCCGCCCGGTCCACGTCCAGATCGTCGGTGAAGCGGAAGGGCACGCCCTCGGCCCCGGTGGCAAGCACCCGCACCTCTCCCCCCTCCGGGTCCACCCGCAGCAGGCCGCGCAGGGCATCGGCGATCAGGAGAGAGCCATCGGGGTGGAAACGCAGGCCGAGGGGCCGCCCGCCCGTGTCGGCGAAGACTTCCGGAGAAGTGCCGTCCGGGTGGAAGCGCACGATGGTCCCGCCCTCGAAGCCGCTGTAGAGGCGGCCCTGGGTGTCCACGGCCACGGATTCAGGCGCGGCTTTGCCCGGCACGGGGGCGAACAGTTCGGCGGTGTTCAACCGCCCGTTGTCGGCATAAGGACCGCCCGTGCGTGAGGGAACGAGACCCGGTCCCTCCCACGCCACCGGGCGAACCCGTGTGGGTGCGAGCAGCAGCCAGCTCACGCCCGCGCCGAGGGTCAGGCCGAGGAGGGTGCGGAGCCTCATGGGGCCCCTCCCGCCGGGGGCACGTCCGCCGTCACGATGGTGCCCAGCGCCGTGGCGACCAGCTTTTCCTCTCCCTCCTGCACGGCGAAGATGTCGCAGCGGGTCACCGCCTGCCGTTTTCCGGTAGTAATAACGCTGCCCCGAGCGACGAGCGCCTCGCCCACCGCGGGCCGAACGAAGTTGATC
This window of the Deinococcus apachensis DSM 19763 genome carries:
- a CDS encoding PaaI family thioesterase, with product MTAPDMTAARERLRLAAETSGFTRFMGTRLTRLEAGLAEIELDLRPDLTQHHGVAHGAVLGYLADTVSAWAASTLAGDVVTSEYKLNLLAPARGEVLWARGEVLRAGRRQVVVRAEVYARSGGEDTLVAASLASIAPVGGRPSRETGT
- a CDS encoding SMP-30/gluconolactonase/LRE family protein; the encoded protein is MRLRTLLGLTLGAGVSWLLLAPTRVRPVAWEGPGLVPSRTGGPYADNGRLNTAELFAPVPGKAAPESVAVDTQGRLYSGFEGGTIVRFHPDGTSPEVFADTGGRPLGLRFHPDGSLLIADALRGLLRVDPEGGEVRVLATGAEGVPFRFTDDLDVDRAGRHVYFTDASSQYPWPHELLDLLEHRGHGRVLRHDLQTGETTVLARNLNFPNGVTLGPGEAYLLVTETGTARVHRLWLVGERAGTLEVFADNLPGYPDNVRYDGAGTFWVALPSRRSPLLDATARRPWLRLVIARLAERVKLPLPEESMLVALDLNGRPTAFAQGTGPASYGYLTQVLPVGDDLILSSLHAQTLARVSVSQVRP